The Plasmodium cynomolgi strain B DNA, chromosome 13, whole genome shotgun sequence DNA segment TCTCTTATGCCTGCCTTCTTAACCCCTACGTACGCATAAATGCTCATCCAAAAAACGGAAATCACTTAAGTTTTAAAGAATGCCAAAAATTATGCCATcaaaagatataaaaacttaagtaaataaaaaaaattaactaaaaaaaaaaaaaaagcgaggAATATGTAAATAGGGAAAATAACCCtttgaacaaaattaacaaacaaaaaaggaaaaaggaaaaggaaaaagaagtaggaaaaagaaataggaaaaaggagtaggaaaaagaaataggaaaaaatcgaaaagcaaaaaacaaaaagcaaaaaaaatgttcaatcaaacaaaaacaagaaaCACACTAagttaaaagaaaatcaGCGGATGCATTAACTAGGAAAGATAAATCGGACATATATCCAAACACCATGAATAATGCGCAAGACATAATCAATTTTAATGAACAGGTTGTTAATAGATATAGGCATTGCAGGACTAATGGCGATAACAGGTGCGTTTTGCAGCATGGTACTTACCCTGTTTATGAGGTTAAAAGGGCCCCTAGGGGGGATGTGCCCCGGGAAAGAAGCACCTGTGTAATAATGGCTCATTCGGATAGGAGCTTAAATTTGGTCAAGCGGCTTGCCAATTTGGCAAAACACTCAGATAGTGCAGATCATGCAGATCATGCAGATCACGTAGATCACGTAGATCACGCAAATCGCACAGATCGCACAGATCGCACAGATCGCACAAATTATAGAGGTACCGTTTCTCGGACGCGACCCCCCGATCTGCAAATGGTGCACCGGATAACAACCTGGCTCTGCTTGAAAATATACCTCTCcgtttatatgtatataaccAATTTGAGGAAACTATCCCTTTTGATATTGTGCGAATGTTCGGCTTATGTGGTCAAGAAGTGCAGACTCTACATGTTAAATAAAGCAAACGGAAAATGTAAGggcatatgtgtgcatgccATACGGACAGAagagggagaggaagaaaaaaaaaaagacaaacagGTTTATGCTGGAAAATTAGAGCGATCGGCAGGAAGGGGACACATGAGTGACTGCCATCGAATTGAAAATGATAATCACAcaaaagtggggaaaaaaaatgattaccATCCCTATTTTGTTTCAAGCAATTTCTATATAGATAAATTTGCCTGCGTTGAGAAGTCAGCTTTTAAGTTAGTGAGAAAGGTGAGCGCTCCAAACAGGGCAGACACAGAACGCAGAAGAGTACGTTACTTTGGCTGTGTTAGCCATGTGTACACGAATAAGACTCGTAAAAGAGGTGCAGGAAACAACTTCTGCACTAGTAGGCGAAGTACTGATGAGGATACATACGCAGTCAATGTAACAAGGAGAAGTTGCGCACGTGGAAGGGGAAGTATCCAAGTGGTCACTCCCCTTCTGGTAAGCAGCAAGGGAGCGTacgcaaaaaggaacatatttaaaagtaataataataataattataagtGTATACTTCACGAGCAAACCTGGTTTAATGCTTTCAAGAAGGGTAGTGCCATTTACCCAAATGGGGATTACACCTGTGTCAGAAAAGGAGAGTGCCTCGAAGTAGaggtaaaaggaaaaaatgaagaccaTGTTAGTGAATCATCTGACGAACTCGAAGAACCACATGATGTTGTTACGTATAGCCCGTTCAACCATTTAAGTGAAGGCGTCATCGCCGAAGAGAAAACAAGAGGAGACTCCTCTATTTCTATCCAGCGtgtggtggaaaaaatgttaaagaTATATGTCATGCTGCCGACCTTCCCTCGCTTTACCGAAACGGTAAGCGATTTTTACAAGCCCGTTACCCATTGCGCAGTTCTTGTGAAAGAACCGTGTGATTGGGGTGAAACCTTTTTGATTACCCCttttaatgttttaaaaataattgttaaaaagttaaagagacatcatttttatgtcacATTCGATCTATGTTTTAAGACAAGAGTCTCATCAGAGTGTGATAGAAAGAGGGCATATATTCCATGGGTTAGTAAAAGCTCAATATTTAACTACCCGGATGGGTTAAAATTCAGCACAACAATACTACTCGAGatatttttaactttgcCAGAGGTGGCAGAAGAGTGTCATGCAACAcgtttcaaattttttcttcccccattttggaaCAAGCCCTCAGTTTTCTCTTCCTACACCACATCCGATAAAAATGAttccttatttttcctcccaATTCTGTCCCCACCTTTGAACAgaaaacgttttaaaaacTCAGGAAAGCGTGCCCaccacattttaaaaaaaagaagaaattgcaCTAGCAATTTTGGACGCGCATTTATCAGCAACATCCAGTTAAGTGcaaaacaattttgcaaaaaaaaatattcatccCTTTCGCGaaatcaaaaaatgaaatttcgCCCAAATGTGCTCATGATGGGAAAGCACAGATGGAGGGAAGTTTCGAAACACAAGTTGAAACGTCGAAGGGGGGAAGTACTCTCCGTAATGGCGGAGAGACCGCTCGCGAATGTGCGGAGGTTACGTAAGCACAGAATGAGCGGGGCGGCGAAAAGGGCTAGTGAGGCAACTAAACGGAAGAACGAAGCTGCGAAGCGAGCGAATGGTACGGAAAACCTCTTCGAAATGACCGTGTCGAGGGCCAGGGAACTCCTGCGCATATCGGAACCCCTCCTTGAGCGTAAGCGTcactttaattttatcaaaaacaaaatgaaagtaTCCCTTTTGTTACTCAAATgttatgatatttttccaGCCAAATATGTGCACGTGAAAATGCAACATGTGGAACTAAGGGGGACCAACTGTAGCAGAAGTGGCTGCGGGGACGTAGGTAATTCCGCGATGAGAAAATGCCCAGGGGGAAGTGGCAACAAGGGGAGAACAGACGATAATGGGAAAAGCGAGAAAAGCGGCAAACGCGGTGATAGCGGCCAAGGCGGCAAACGTGGTGACGGCGGCCAAGGCGGCAAACGTGGTGATAGCGGCCAAGGCGGCAAACGTGGTGATAGCGGCCAAGGCGGCAAACGCGGTGATAGCGGCCAAGGCGGCAAACGCGGTGATAGCGGCCAAGGCGGCAAAAGTGGCGACAGTGGCGGCCGAAGCAGCGGAAATGGAGACGATAACGATGACGAAAAGAACAACAAGAAGAAGCACGCCGATGATAAGGGTGAGAAGAACGACGAGGCGAAGGAGAGCGGGAAGAAGGGCAGCGACATCAACGGGGACAATGCTAACAGCGAAAAGGGGAGTGGGAGCGGTGCTGGAGGCGGTACAGGAAGCGGAAGCGGCAAAGCCGATTCGAGTGAAGGAGCGAACAGAGCGTCCATCGGATCCTCAAACGGGGCCTCAAATGGAACTTCAAACGGAGCGTCCAACGGAGACTCAAATGGTACCTCAAACGGAGCCTCAAATGGAGCCTCAAATGGAGCCTCAAATGGAACCTCAAACGGAACGTCCAATGCAGATACTAACGccaagaagaggaggagcgaaaaggggaaaagcagAAGCAAAAACAAAGGCGACAGCGCAGGCGTCGCGCCGCCGAACCAACCCGCCGCGGGGAAGGATGACAGTGCATCGGTGAATAACGACTCCCCGATGTTGAACaacgaaaagaaagaaacggCTAAgcggaaaaagggaaacaaaacaggaaaaaaaaatggaactaatgaaaaaaatgataaatattcaCTTAACATGCTAATCGCAGAAAATGcttataaaattgtaaaaaatggaagagtATACAAACCAACGGAACCAGTCAACAGTTTCCAGACACACCATAATTTTATGCTTAGGGAAATGATGTGGATGAGTATAGATtattatgaagaaaaaagatggaagaaaaatgtatcCAAAAGATTTAGTTATCAAATGAATAATCACTTTgaggacagaaaaaaaaatgacaaatattttatttcttcgcAGATATCAAATGACATTAAGATGTTTTGGTTTTTTGTACTAAACGAGGTGAGGCCTGACTTAGTCCCCGTGGACGTGGACCAtaaggtgaaaaataaaaatttgcttaagagggatttttttaacgccGTTAGgaagaattttaaaatggaaGGAAATAATAATCTTTTCACTGGCGTTGAAGCGAACCCTGTCGCTTCGGCCAATGATGAGCAGTTGGCTAGTCATGCTGTGGAAGACGGTGAACAGAGTGACAAATGTGACACCCCCCCGAATGAATCCACCGCTAGTGGCATTCTAAGCATGGCGCGCAGCATGTTTTCgttcaattttatgaataaaaggGAGGCAAgcggaaaaggaaacatCGACAAAGGAGACATCGGCAAAGGAAATGTCGGAAAAGGAAACACCGACAAAGGAAACATCGACAAAGGAGACATCGACAAAGGAAGCATCGCCAAAGGAGACATCGCCAAAGGAAATATCGACGCAGGAGAACCCCCCCCAACAAGTGACGCGCACAAGCAGCAGCCACTCCCGAGCAACAACCAGATAGATGAAAAAGGCATAGAGGCGTACCTAAATTACGAACGGCGTCTTATACTTTTCGAGGAAAATGTAAGCAGGGAGTTGTTAAACAAGCATGAGCACCATAGCAGGAGAGGGGTTGacttttgtgaaaattttacgATGGAGGATGAGTACACCTACCGGAGTGCGTACCATTATAATGACGATTATGTGGACTACTATTCATGTAGTACAGACTACATTGACTTGAGTAACCAACTGTATATTTACTGCTTGCTCTTTATGAGTATTTCTCTAATCGAAgtgaatgaaaatattttttataataatgagAATTTAATTAATGATGACCACGCTACGTACTCCGATGATGAACAGGGGTCGACAGTCCCGTTTGGAGGAAAGGCCAAACTAAtgttaaggaaaaatgaagctAGTGACGAAGTGGACTACGCCAaacatgagaaaaaaaagagaaaaaaaaaggagtgatAGCAACAATTGTGGTGATGTAGCCGATGAGGTAGAGCAGCTGGAGATGGAAGAGGCCAAATCGGGGAATGAACCAGCCAAGCAGAGAGACGAAGAAACCAAAGCGAAGAACCCCGCGAAGCAAAACACAAAGATCAAACtagaaattgtaaaaaaggaaagcaagagcgaaatggaagaataCGACGAAGAGGTCTACAGGGAGTATGCCAGGAACCACAACGACTATCAGCATGTGGACGATGGAGACGACTTCGATGATGTAAGAAAGGTAAACGACTACGCCGACCACATGAACCTTATGAACCACATGAACCACATGAACCAAATGAACCACATGAACCAAATGAACCACATGAACCACATGAGCCACATGAACCACATGAACCACATGAACCACATGAACCACATGAACCAAATGAACCTTATGAACCACATGGATTACTTCGATGAGATGAGACATATGAATAGCAACATGTTAACTATGGCCACCACTCCCCTGAACAGTGTAGACGTGAACGAGCTCCTCGTCATTCCATATTCCGCTTCCGACAGCATAATCAGTAAAGAAACAGGTAGTAGTAGTACTGCTACTACCGCACCAGAACAAAACATGAGCGAATGTCTAAACGAgatcaaacaaaaaaatgtcaacgTTTACATGAATAACATGGAGTTATGTGGGGGAAAAACGTACCCATTCGAATTAGAATATATTAACAACACAAATAACGACATTCGCCTCCCTCTAGTGAATATGTCAGAGTATGACGaattcaccttttttctgtatctgttttatttgaaaaactctccctatattttaaaaaaacaaatgataaaggaaaagaaaaaacggaaaagagACTTATCAGATGTGGCCTCAGCCAAGAAAAGGACACCAAAGCGAAGGTTGAACAAGGCGGAAAATGATAAGACAGTGGAGACAGTACTAGAGAACGAAAAGTGTAAAACAAACGAACAGCCGCTAACAAATGCGGAGGTAGAAAAAACGTCATCGTTGAATGAGGTCAAAGACGCACAGGAAACTGacccccattttgatttttccaaaaaggatGACCACGGAAAGGTGGGAATTAAAAAGGCAGGGGTGAAGGATGACGATGGCATTAAGAACAATCATCCTGCTGAGGAGGGACACCCTTCTCGAGTGAAAGAAACCAGGGAAGGATCCAGTTTCACGCAGGAacaggaagaacaaaatttaaaaacgtGGACTGACACGAAAGATGAGTGGACCAGTGacgaaataaattttcttctcatccTTACAAAGACGTATATGAATTATGTGAATGCCGATTGGACGCAGGTGAGGGGATATAACGGTGAGGAACAACCCCCTTTCGGGGGGAGTGGTAACATTCCCCCTGCGAAGAATCTTTTGGAAGAGGCCCCCATTGAAGCGGTCCCCATTGAAGCGACCTCCAGTAGAGTAATGCATCTTGGAGATGCCCCAAATGGAGATAATATTACTGCAAAACAGGGTGGAGGAAGCCCCGCCGAAGTGCTAAATGGGAAAGCAAATAATaacagtagcagcagtaacAATAGCAGCAGTAACAATATCAGCAATAACAATAGCAGCAATAACAGCAGCTGTGGGGGAGGCGATAAAGTGGATCATTCGCGAAAAACGCAAGAGAACCCCCCGAACGGGGAAGTTCTCACTCTCCACGAGGAACATAACAACGTGGGGCTTGCAGAAAAGATAATGCCACCACTGGGAGAGGTGCCCCTAAGTGTCAACTACATTTACTCCATAAACTGGAACATCATATCCCTAGCGCTCGCCTCGTacaataaaattaatcaCGTTTACGAAATGACGAGAACGGCGGAGGAGTGTAAGGAGAAgttcttttctcttttccgGGACAACAGCTACGCGGATGTCAAATGGACTAGCCTGCATggggaaaattatttagataataaaaaaaagttaaagaaGGGTTCGAAACGGTTAAAATTCATGTCcatatttcccccccaaagtgCGAACAGCTTGATAGGCGCATTTAACAAATATATGAGCGAACAGATTGAGATGCAGAGGCAGCGGGAGAAAGCGGGCAGCAGTGGTGGCTGGGGCAGTGACGGCAGGGGAAGCGGATACGTGGGAAGCGCCTGCGTGGGAAGCGGATGCATGGGAAGCGGCTGCATGGGAAGCGGATGCATGGGAAGCGGCTGCATGGGAAGCGGCTGCATGGGAAGCGGCTGCATGGGAAGTGGATGCATGGGAAGTGGATGCATGGGAAGCGACCCAGGTAGAGCATTAACCGGCGCGCCCCAATTGGAGGAAAAACCAAACGCAGATGGAAAGCCCCACGAAAGCAAGGGTGCCAAAAATGATCAACCTAACCGTGGTGATGAAGAATCAGAGGGTAAGGATTACAATGGGGAGGAGTCTACCCTCTTAGACCAACCGAGGAAAAGCGAACTGTTAAGTGGAATATTGCAGCAGCTGTCAAAAGGAAGCTCCCTTCTAAACGACAAAGAGAATCTGAGCAGCAAACCGAGCAACAGCTGCACCACCGAACAAAACACTCTCTACAGGATGAACGAATCGGAGGAGGAATCAAATGACACTACCTTACTGTTTAGaaacacaaatttttgttccaattgggggaagaaggagcatatttttaataatttattagcTCACATTAATAGGAACTCCGACGAAACTTCTGATGAAGATACCGACTGTGGGAAGGACAGCTTCTTCAGCTCCAGTGATGTGAATGATTCTACGACACTGAAGCTGGACGAACTGTCTTCCATCAAATCGGAccatgtgaaaaatattgtagGAAAGAGGAAGTACCCCTTCGGAGGGGATAAGGAGGATGATGACCGCGAGTATGATCAAAATGGGGCTAgcgaagtggaggaagagagagttccaaatggggaggggCCACCATATGAGCACCCCGAAGTAGAAACACAGAATGAGCAAATGTTGGAAGGACAGGAGCGTAACCCCGGGGAAAGTAGAAATGTGCAAGAAGTACAGAAGGAGCAAATacaggggaaagaaaaaacggaggaaatAACACAAATGCACGATTCGAACTGTTTGCAGCGCAGTGAAGATGTTTCTTCGGTAGAGAACCAAAGGAAAAGTGAGTGCTCATttggagaaagggaaaagggtggaaataaaattgaggAGTGTGATAACCATGCAAAGAACAACTATGCACTTCCCAAAGGGACTAACGAACCGATTGAAGATGGAAAAGAACGAGTGATATGCAATGGAGGAGACGAGTCATTTCTGCAAGACGTGGACAGTAAGGATGATATGTGCACATCAAACTTAGGCAACCACTCGGTCACTTCAAACGTGGGGACATCCACAACAAGCAATGACAAACAAATagggggagaaaacgaaTCGACCAATTTCGCCAGCctaaaaaaatggctcaACTCGATCTGtagcaataaaaaaagcgtAAACGAATTTTTAGCTCTACTAAGAAATGATTATCtcgttaaaaataaaaagttttataaaattattcagaattttttaaacaaaataaaacctGTTGTAGGGTACTATGACAATTTGTTGGACTCACTAAACAACGAAACTAGCTGTGAAGTATCAAATCATGAACCCATGATGAATAATGGGTTCTGTGCAGAGAAAATAGATAAAGAGTTTGTAAaattgattaaaaaaataatcgaatatgacaaaaggagaaagaataaaagtataaaaaaattaaataactTATCAGAAAGTAGCGAAATTTACAAGCTGaacgaattttttatttactctcCGAATGAATCGTACAACACGGTTAATGATTTTGCACAGCAGATACTGAACTATGTTCCCTACGTGgatgacaagaaaaaaattaacattaagaaggttagaaaaaaattccagtGCAAAAACTTAATTTCACAAATTTTGCTAGCCGATTACATTCTGgataagttaaaaaattttccagtAAACAGTTCTGTGCTGACTACTCTAAATGGTAAGGCGGTTGATAGTTTGCTTTCCGAGACGAGGTTAAAAGCGTACACGAAATTTATCAATGATAATTTACAAGAATGTGAGGATGTCGTTAAGATGGAGAAGTGCTTTGCCCAGACGTAcgaagggaagaaggaggaagagtTCGTGTTCAACAGGGAAGGAGGATTACTCAACggaaaaagtggaacaaATGTTAAAGCGAAAAGAGAGGAGAATGACCATGTGAGTGATGGTGTTAATGAGAATGAGAATGTCTTACTGATGAACAAACAGACGCAGGAGAGGACTGGCTCAATGGCAGACCCTCTCCCAGAGCATGATGCCTGGCTGCTTAATAACAATGGAAAGGTTTTAGACCATGGAGAATACGAAAAGGATAGCAACGGTGCAGGGGTGGCGGGTGCTATTCCCCTACccataaaaatggaggatACAACCTCTGCGTTCAACCTTAACAATTGtgatgataataataatgcaCTTTTGCGCAGTGGTGTGTACGACGATGCGAACGTGACACCCACAGGGGTGAGCAAAGGAGAGCTGGATAGAGACAACCAACAAGGCATTATACATATGAAGGGCAACATGGACACCGCGAATGTTGATTCGGCGCTTGATGGTCAAGTGATAATTAACGAACCAGGAAGGGAAAACGACTACATCAGAATGAACCACCAAATGTGCGAAACTGTCAGTGACCAGTTGGTTAAGCCCGCAGTTTTTAACGAGATGCCCTTGAACCAAGCGGTAAAGGAGGATGAGCTCAAACATGAAGCGGCAAAGAGTATCGGGTCCCCCAGTGAGACGGGCATTTACGGCGATCCCAACTGTGGAAGTGTTGGCAGTGTTGGCAGCAATGGGAAGAGCAATGGGAAGAGCAGTGGGAAGAGCGGCGCCAAGAACGGGGGAAAGAGCAGCGCGAAGAGCGGTGGAAAGAGCAGCGGGAAAGGCAGTGGTAAGGGAGGCGGTAGGGGAAGCGCCAAGGGGAACAACAAAGAAAACGCCAAGGAAAACGGTAAAATTGTTGCTAGTGATAATCTGCCCACGGTTAACGAACCGAACGCGATTAAAGACGCTGCTAAAACGAAGAAGCCACCCGTGTCGCACACGAACCCGTTCAGTGACCCCCCCAGCGAAGCCAGTAACTTGGATCAACAGATACAGAACCACACCAAAAATGAACTCTTCCTAAGCAACAGACAGAAATCTTTAcctataaaaaatatagccaaGACGAACAAAATAACGAAGTACAAAACGTCGATAAGTGTGTCCAATTTTTCTCGAgagttatttaaaaataatagtaTCCTAAATTATTTACCAAATGGCAATAATTACCTTGCCAATAATGCACTAGAAAAAGTGCCCATGAAAAATGGTGTACCTGTGAGTAACTTGCCTGTAGGAGACCAAGAAGCGGCATATGCTGCCCCCCTGGAAGGAGATGCCAGTATAGACAGTAAGAATCGCCAACCAGATGAACAGGTACCTAGTATACATAGCAATGGAATGAATGACATGATGGTGCCTCTTCACGTGTCAAATGGACAGCATGTGCTAAGCCATGATACAACTAACTTCCCAAACAAGAAACAGAAATTGGTAAACACGAAATATAATGGCACCCCAAGTAAAAATGCGACAATGGAAAATTTGAGCAAGTGTTTTATCAACCAAGCAGGCTCTCCAGTGAATGCAGT contains these protein-coding regions:
- a CDS encoding hypothetical protein (putative) yields the protein MEEAKSGNEPAKQRDEETKAKNPAKQNTKIKLEIVKKESKSEMEEYDEEVYREYARNHNDYQHVDDGDDFDDVRKVNDYADHMNLMNHMNHMNQMNHMNQMNHMNHMSHMNHMNHMNHMNHMNQMNLMNHMDYFDEMRHMNSNMLTMATTPLNSVDVNELLVIPYSASDSIISKETGSSSTATTAPEQNMSECLNEIKQKNVNVYMNNMELCGGKTYPFELEYINNTNNDIRLPLVNMSEYDEFTFFLYLFYLKNSPYILKKQMIKEKKKRKRDLSDVASAKKRTPKRRLNKAENDKTVETVLENEKCKTNEQPLTNAEVEKTSSLNEVKDAQETDPHFDFSKKDDHGKVGIKKAGVKDDDGIKNNHPAEEGHPSRVKETREGSSFTQEQEEQNLKTWTDTKDEWTSDEINFLLILTKTYMNYVNADWTQVRGYNGEEQPPFGGSGNIPPAKNLLEEAPIEAVPIEATSSRVMHLGDAPNGDNITAKQGGGSPAEVLNGKANNNSSSSNNSSSNNISNNNSSNNSSCGGGDKVDHSRKTQENPPNGEVLTLHEEHNNVGLAEKIMPPLGEVPLSVNYIYSINWNIISLALASYNKINHVYEMTRTAEECKEKFFSLFRDNSYADVKWTSLHGENYLDNKKKLKKGSKRLKFMSIFPPQSANSLIGAFNKYMSEQIEMQRQREKAGSSGGWGSDGRGSGYEKPNADGKPHESKGAKNDQPNRGDEESEGKDYNGEESTLLDQPRKSELLSGILQQLSKGSSLLNDKENLSSKPSNSCTTEQNTLYRMNESEEESNDTTLLFRNTNFCSNWGKKEHIFNNLLAHINRNSDETSDEDTDCGKDSFFSSSDVNDSTTLKLDELSSIKSDHVKNIVGKRKYPFGGDKEDDDREYDQNGASEVEEERVPNGEGPPYEHPEVETQNEQMLEGQERNPGESRNVQEVQKEQIQGKEKTEEITQMHDSNCLQRSEDVSSVENQRKSECSFGEREKGGNKIEECDNHAKNNYALPKGTNEPIEDGKERVICNGGDESFLQDVDSKDDMCTSNLGNHSVTSNVGTSTTSNDKQIGGENESTNFASLKKWLNSICSNKKSVNEFLALLRNDYLVKNKKFYKIIQNFLNKIKPVVGYYDNLLDSLNNETSCEVSNHEPMMNNGFCAEKIDKEFVKLIKKIIEYDKRRKNKSIKKLNNLSESSEIYKLNEFFIYSPNESYNTVNDFAQQILNYVPYVDDKKKINIKKVRKKFQCKNLISQILLADYILDKLKNFPVNSSVLTTLNGKAVDSLLSETRLKAYTKFINDNLQECEDVVKMEKCFAQTYEGKKEEEFVFNREGGLLNGKSGTNVKAKREENDHVSDGVNENENVLLMNKQTQERTGSMADPLPEHDAWLLNNNGKVLDHGEYEKDSNGAGVAGAIPLPIKMEDTTSAFNLNNCDDNNNALLRSGVYDDANVTPTGVSKGELDRDNQQGIIHMKGNMDTANVDSALDGQVIINEPGRENDYIRMNHQMCETVSDQLVKPAVFNEMPLNQAVKEDELKHEAAKSIGSPSETGIYGDPNCGSVGSVGSNGKSNGKSSGKSGAKNGGKSSAKSGGKSSGKGSGKGGGRGSAKGNNKENAKENGKIVASDNLPTVNEPNAIKDAAKTKKPPVSHTNPFSDPPSEASNLDQQIQNHTKNELFLSNRQKSLPIKNIAKTNKITKYKTSISVSNFSRELFKNNSILNYLPNGNNYLANNALEKVPMKNGVPVSNLPVGDQEAAYAAPLEGDASIDSKNRQPDEQVPSIHSNGMNDMMVPLHVSNGQHVLSHDTTNFPNKKQKLVNTKYNGTPSKNATMENLSKCFINQAGSPVNAVQDYYMLNQSPAKWNKGVPNAEGIKSNSSSFSYQQMQNWGDPQFVNKGDTSLLISTNPQVPIASASGAHSSSRNSSAKNNNSKGSRTPKNSSSNSALMHSAGSSGVSGVSGVSGVSGISNGLINNSLSNNGLSNNGLSNNDLSNNGLSNNGLSNNGLSNNSLSSGGMPLFARPNGEEEKFASPMHTASQTGKYMPPNGSNVQMGQISQLSSTSQISPISHSKPAMYESPELCAKNVSTNNLQNSSSNSRQIEVTSSGSSKKMQQIPMNNSALNSEKKMYSMYKENQARGGVAGSAAVSRPSPSSSISRINDDALSIKSATPSNYSAGYGTNQPVMQEADAKSRMLHEQIMNNQEMLSSDQKIFLDASNKANTISNYNYPTMVRYPSNSIQNVNPLSSENSRSNLGTNYSHANLPNMNLNFVPSNVMHSQSNTSPNSGRRPLLHHPVHSLSSLVNMNNNKIDSAEALNFSNDSFNKNMSCSNMSSVKSDGNDEKRNLSSGALKTGADGNSHMFQGILQAKHQSDMQGAIPENHKAQPSYVNSSSVGGTISNSLSSNIGNGVSSGISNSISNGSAGYVDAGALSAMQQPHMHMNDPQNNYIFSANERDQNSLATMSPQGSNAQGFSQPSQPSQLSQPSQLSQPSQPNQPSQPSHPSHPSQPSQPSQSSQPSQQNINLNNMNGQTVKYHSANLPSRKQGGSVNTYVNQMNFILQVLNQLNANSKGSTSPNGNQQGAGKPAIEQPSANQSSGSQSGMNQTGGSQLGMNQTGMTHPGMNQPGMTQPSMTHPGMTQPSMTQPSMTQPNLTAPIFGHASSSVASPNGNKSLNISPFHSPNMKGKGVKQPFSDSSVNSPNMINMGTKGNLTKNMIQKMSPKNMYPSQDLIQQKLLQQQQELLQQKLQQQKMQQELFQKAYSEKENQSSPPQGAFQEMHNQCPPDNLMQNDQVRQQKLLQKLQQEQIQKQLHQLHSQQMGSQKGPSPLKAQQLKQHLHAQQMNPQQMNPQQMNPQQMNPQQMNPQHITAQQLHPQQLHPQQLQQIQMQKLQYQQQELKKHMEQLQQKIPLSQQKLHQLYNMKQNMLLSEENEKKNKQRQISFPLNSHVPNMHNLQQLNKGEELLSKENLNSSMGGSVSGSVSGSMSGSMSAGMGGMGSIGSMGGLSAMGGSNMGGSNMGGSNMGGSNMGGNTMGSNLSENAMYMINRKMSNNLNKLNNADHYFSYDSFQQSLPPNKIDVKDMRTHDGKNINENSMLLNPAQARDLCSNNMPPRIVPSSMPPYISPNSPFKMNHHNKNNMNNNQQQ